From the genome of Balneolaceae bacterium:
ACGATATGGGCTATGGCGATCTCAAAAGCTATAATCAGAATCAAAGATTCCCACTCCAAAGTGTGGATGGCTCAGCAAAAGGTATAAGATTTATGGCGATGCCCGTGCACCCGGAGCGCTGTGCCATCCGTCCAGTTTATGGTTTGTTAGCTGGAAGGTATCCTTTTAGTACGGTGCTTACAAGTGTCTGGCCGAATGAACCGGTTATTGAAAAAGGAAGGATGACGATTGCTTCGTTGCTGCAATCACAAGGATACAAGACATCTATGGTTGGAAAATGGCATTTGATTCGATCAATGAGTACGCAAGACCGGGCAGACTATACCGGAAATAATGGTAATAACGCAAGCTGCAGCCTATTCGGCAATATGAAGAAGATCACATGCTTTTGCGAGATGAACCATTTGACCGAGATTCAATTTAGATTTTTGGTATTCGCGCATCGACTGATATCCCGCCTTACTTTTATATACGTGATGACCGTGTGGTGAACCCGCCTCAAATACGGTAGATGATAATTTTAGCGGTGGGATATGGACGGATATCCAGG
Proteins encoded in this window:
- a CDS encoding sulfatase-like hydrolase/transferase, with the protein product DMGYGDLKSYNQNQRFPLQSVDGSAKGIRFMAMPVHPERCAIRPVYGLLAGRYPFSTVLTSVWPNEPVIEKGRMTIASLLQSQGYKTSMVGKWHLIRSMSTQDRADYTGNNGNNASCSLFGNMKKITCFCEMNHLTEIQFRFLVFAHRLISRLTFIYVMTVW